The Candidatus Eisenbacteria bacterium nucleotide sequence CGAGGCGCGTGCCGAAGCCCCGAGCGACCCTCGGCCCGCCGTCGCGCACCTGGTGACTCCCTATCTCTTCGCGACCGGCTCCTGGATCCATGCACAGGTCTCGGGGAATCCGCGCTTCCGCGCCGTCGTCATGACGCAGGCGACGGAGAACCTCGATGTCTTTCCGTTTCAGCCGGTCTATGACTTCTCGGCCGGTAGGGGAGTCGCGGCCCGGCTCTCCTTCGCGCTGTCGAAGTATCTGATGGGCCGGTTCCCGATCGGGCCCTATCGCGAGGCGGGGCGAGCGGAGCGCGTCCGGCTCGTGCATGCCCACCTCGGATGGGAAGGGGCGCGGGCGATCGGGCTGCGGCGAGCCCTGGGCGTTCCCTTCATCACATCCTTCTATGGGCGGGACGCCTCCATGATTCCGCGGAAGGCGTACTGGCGGGCCTTGTACAAGCGCCTCTTCCGAGAGGGCGATCTCTTCATCGCGGAAGGCTCGCACATGGCGGGGCTTCTCGCCGGGATTGGATGCCCCAGAGAGAAGATCCGGGTCGTCCATCTCGGCGTGGACCTCGATCGGATCGGCTTCGCCGAGCGTCTCTGGCCTCGGGATGGAAACGTCATCGGCTTGATCGCCGCGAGCTTCCGCGAGAAGAAGGGAATCCCCTACGCCCTCGAGGCGGTCGCGCGCGTCGCGTCCCGATGGCCGGGACTGCGGATCCGCGTCATCGGGGATGGACCGATGCGCCCGCAGATCGCGGAGAGGATTGCGAGGCCGGATCTCAAGGGAAAGGTCGATCTGCTCGGCTACCTCGACTACCCGTCCTACATCGACGAGCTGGGCAAGGCGCACTTCCTTCTCTCCCCGAGCGTCACCGCCGTGGATGGGGATTGCGAGGGGGGCGCGCCGGTCTGCCTCCTGGATGCTCAGGCTTCCGGTCTGCCGATCCTCGCGACGACGCACTGCGACATCCCGGAGACGACTGTGCCCGGACGCTCGGCGCTCCTCGCTCCCGAGAGGGACGTGGAGGCGTTGGCGTCGAACCTCGACCATCTCCTCGCCCATCCTGAGGAATGGCCGGTCATGGGGCGCGCGGGCCGCGAGCATGTCGGGCGCGAGTACGAGATCGGAACGCAGGGCGCGCGGATGGCGGCCCTGTATGAGGAAGCGATTCGGCGCGCCGGCGTGCCCTCGAGAACCGTCTCTCCCTGAAGC carries:
- a CDS encoding colanic acid biosynthesis glycosyltransferase WcaL produces the protein MKAIEARAEAPSDPRPAVAHLVTPYLFATGSWIHAQVSGNPRFRAVVMTQATENLDVFPFQPVYDFSAGRGVAARLSFALSKYLMGRFPIGPYREAGRAERVRLVHAHLGWEGARAIGLRRALGVPFITSFYGRDASMIPRKAYWRALYKRLFREGDLFIAEGSHMAGLLAGIGCPREKIRVVHLGVDLDRIGFAERLWPRDGNVIGLIAASFREKKGIPYALEAVARVASRWPGLRIRVIGDGPMRPQIAERIARPDLKGKVDLLGYLDYPSYIDELGKAHFLLSPSVTAVDGDCEGGAPVCLLDAQASGLPILATTHCDIPETTVPGRSALLAPERDVEALASNLDHLLAHPEEWPVMGRAGREHVGREYEIGTQGARMAALYEEAIRRAGVPSRTVSP